One Bombus fervidus isolate BK054 chromosome 5, iyBomFerv1, whole genome shotgun sequence DNA window includes the following coding sequences:
- the Skd gene encoding mediator complex subunit skuld isoform X3 has protein sequence MTHPSHQTNGASLEDCHTNFFALTDLCGIKWKKLVWGEVAGDFGGTPLEDPVLSSFSRCLAGDILCVWRRVAATPATSGPATASTTGAGIFDLGIAPSPAPPPLSLTAAKELWIFWYGEEPDLSGLVSPELIACESEQGSWESGLSYECRSLLFKALHNLIERCLLSRDFVRLGKWFVQPYDGFEKHRCSSIIYSSHLSFSFAFFVHGESTVCASVDVRQHPAVRHLTRTCLQRTQTSQSGVKVILAPYGLAGTLTGPVGRTDSQLLEEWKHFYPINGSNVEAGLPSLVEVLVGGVRMRYPSCYVLVTDMDDTPSDTALSPPNSPASYEHPLLSQQDIRAATELPERVWAECTLSSPISASKTESSTEPGTWTFIDPTQKSSCTCSKYATPGGWKSLASSQVQRERVDKGGRRVVPFHRRSTTQWDACPSVPANAPRSVLNRTEAPSTPPGGPPSYSRGPPTGGDCLPVPSVGSPGSPAPSPLPTPHSEPASVPPAEPTMPTLSPQPPPSHTNTAPPLTPSQGPKSISSACNNQVHSPAPGPTLKRPVLASRECEDIYLENEQSLPWLYDYSTQEAWLNHPVKRFKESNTSPVNVRSNTLYPPMNSQVPQSQTPKLEIKQEPNVNVGDCIGRRTDPYEFDATGEENGTSVDGLRRPRDDPTKPGSLFTSEGLQASYKDLDQIFDNSDPDTSSDETNLNQLQVQTPPESNRSGGLHEETRVDANNRHNNRGVGVLRPEELSKMFPTPPSLEHNPVASPCQLNDPLMDQTELSVPQRPLRHVPDIYPNMGSPQEEPIDDWSYVFKPTPICKMVGSSKYAPLTNLPSQSLPPVTLPSHCVYRSSWQCNSTSNNSDKPLPPTRPGSVQQQQQQPCPPSPAPLGAPYRSATISGRPPPPPYDQPSPATSTTSSYLNKNLNSIEADTPGPTRAPESNSLIVNILLGDTVLNIFRDHNFDSCSLCVCNAGPKVVGNIKGADAGVYLTHSWSGGALFQDDDQIRCSCGFSAVVNRRLAHQAGLFYEDEMEITGIAEDPAEKKKASLIAVACGGGKPSEGLDVIPPNVLELLREQCLIIQSSASSLYRASRIYSSMKSYPMLTPTVNMLEFNDGNEVSLAALDQGKINGTHNERTNRVIGVHRWVFLRAKGPQCSGDIVRMMRALQPLLQDAVQKKCTTRMWEAPYTVAGPLTWRQFHRLAGRGTDDRCEPQPIPALVVGYDRDWLSLSPYALSYWEKLLLEPYAGPRDVAYVVVAPDNDCVINKVKSFFRELSTTYEICRLGRHTPISKSLRDGILRVGKASMQKQVKQPIDDWFKLLGENQLGELLRLYAQVCNHRLAPYLTQVIQDRSLLDPGDPQPTNKQQQPQTTIPVTDTMPVTPDVMTNKPESVEGENPRSETPSSNTTANTNSNTGNTTPTSQTAAIHTNTTSGPDEEEIEPPAIVVYLVEPFSLGGPEDADRRRLAILALLRAYSTAVNSMPENLRSNINVQIISLESIMELGRARERRKIQDEMRALALNVFLQGRRLLNHNSTVKSLTGFGTAAAADIFLKSKDERNRASYRLYSPAYVLAPLRAKSEAPESFGIAGPEECAVLYLSYCLSEDQSWLLAVATDDRGEIFETATINIDIPNRKRRKRASARRIGLQKLMDFILGVMSQGVQPWRLVVGRVGRIGHGELKGWSWLLSRKALLKASKHLKEICGQCSLLYPSAAPCVLSACLVSLEPDSTLRLMADQFTPDERFSQASVNCQLSTPQDVTCTHILVFPTSATTQSSQTAFQEQHINGPELGDDELFSALNDDMPEGMEGMGDFNDIFNVWPEAGAGGGQSPGGSPHRPEGSPLGGDGGGSGLGNHDGPGSPFPCSNTPRVAVAEQAEEVGTLLQQPLALGYLVSTAPTGRMPPWFWSACPHLEGVCPVFLKNALHLHSPAIQQNSDDLLQQQSALTAHPLDSQYTTDVLRYVLEGYNALSWLAVDANTKDRLSCLPVHVQALMQLYHAAAALV, from the exons aCGGATCTCTGCGGCATCAAATGGAAAAAACTCGTGTGGGGCGAAGTAGCCGGCGATTTCGGGGGCACCCCCCTCGAGGACCCGGTGTTATCGAGCTTCTCGCGGTGCCTCGCGGGTGACATTCTCTGCGTGTGGCGACGAGTCGCCGCTACACCAGCTACCTCCGGCCCAGCAACCGCCTCGACAACTGGAGCTGGAATCTTCGACCTAGGCATTGCACCCTCGCCCGCACCGCCACCCCTTTCCCTTACTGCCGCTAAGGAACTCTGGATTTTCTGGTATGGCGAGGAACCTGATCTCTCCGGTCTTGTGTCACCGGAACTCATCGCATGTG AGAGTGAACAGGGTTCTTGGGAAAGCGGACTATCGTATGAGTGCCGGTCACTTCTTTTCAAGGCTCTGCATAACTTAATCGAACGGTGCTTACTATCTCGTGATTTTGTTCGCCTTGGAAAGTGGTTCGTACAACCTTATGATGGATTCGAGAAACACCGTTGCAGTAG tatcATTTACAGTAGCCACCTATCATTCTCCTTTGCATTTTTTGTGCATGGAGAAAGCACTGTATGTGCAAGTGTGGATGTCAGGCAGCATCCTGCTGTGAGACATCTTACCAGAACTTGCTTACAACGCACCCAAACTTCCCAGTCTGGTGTCAAAG TGATACTAGCTCCTTATGGACTAGCAGGTACATTAACTGGCCCAGTGGGGCGTACAGATAGTCAACTCCTTGAAGAATGGAAACACTTTTATCCAATTAATGGCAGTAATGTAGAAGCAGGACTTCCATCTCTAGTAGAAGTGCTTGTTGGTGGTGTTCGCATGCGTTATCCCTCATGTTATGTCCTGGTCACAGATATGGATGATACTCCATCTGATACTGCTCTTTCTCCACCAAATAGTCCTGCTAGTTACGAACATCCTCTCTTGAGTCAGCAGGATATACGAGCGGCTACCGAATTACCAGAACGTGTATGGGCAGAATGTACTTTGAGTTCACCAATTTCTGCTTCCAAGACAGAATCTTCCACAGAACCTGGAACCTGGACCTTCATTGATCCAACACAAAAGTCTTCCTGTACCTGTTCAAA GTATGCCACCCCCGGGGGTTGGAAGAGCCTGGCCTCCTCTCAGGTTCAGAGGGAGAGAGTAGATAAAGGTGGACGGAGGGTCGTACCGTTTCATCGACGCTCTACCACCCAGTGGGATGCTTGTCCCTCTGTCCCTGCTAATGCCCCCAG GTCTGTATTGAACAGAACAGAAGCGCCGAGTACACCACCAGGCGGACCTCCTTCCTATTCAAGGGGACCACCAACAGGAGGAGATTGTCTACCAGTTCCATCTGTTGGCTCACCAGGATCTCCTGCACCTTCACCTCTTCCAACTCCACATTCCGAGCCAGCATCAGTTCCACCAGCAGAGCCTACAATGCCTACTCTTAGTCCTCAACCACCACCCAGTCATACAAACACTGCCCCACCACTAACCCCTTCTCAAGGTCCAAAATCAATTTCCTCTGCATGCAATAATCAAGTGCATAGTCCAGCCCCTGGACCAACATTAAAACGACCAGTCTTAGCCTCTAGAGAATGTGaggatatatatttagaaaacgaACAGTCATTACCTTGGCTCTATGATTATTCAACGCAAGAAGCATGGCTCAATCATCCTGTAAAGCGTTTTAAGGAATCTAATACCAGTCCAGTCAATGTGAGGAGCAATACATTATATCCACCAATGAATTCTCAGGTTCCTCAATCTCAAACACCCAAATTAGAGATTAAGCAAGAACCAAATGTCAATGTT GGAGATTGCATTGGAAGAAGAACAGATCCATATGAGTTTGATGCAACAGGTGAAGAAAATGGTACAAGCGTTGATGGACTTAGACGGCCAAGAGATGATCCTACTAAACCAGGATCGTTATTTACTAGTGAAGGTCTTCAAGCATCCTATAAAGATTTAGACCAAATCTTTGATAATTCCGATCCTGACACTTCTAGCGATGAAACC aatttaaatCAGCTTCAAGTACAAACTCCCCCAGAGTCGAATAGATCTGGTGGACTACATGAAGAAACCAGAGTAGATGCCAATAACAGACATAATAACCGGGGAGTTGGCGTGTTACGACCAGAAGAACTTTCCAAAATGTTTCCGACGCCACCATCCTTAGAGCATAATCCCGTTGCTTCGCCTTGTCAGTTAAATGACCCTTTAATGGACCAGACGGAACTTTCTGTACCTCAACGACCACTTAGGCATGTCCCCGACATTTATCCGAACATGGGATCTCCTCAAGAAGAGCCAATCGATGATTGGTCCTACGTGTTCAAACCTACACCTATCTGTAAGATGGTTGGTTCTTCCAAATATGCTCCACTCACAAATCTACCCAGTCAATCTCTACCACCTGTTACACTGCCATCGCACTGCGTATATAGATCTTCTTGGCAGTGCAACTCTACTTCCAACAATTCAGATAAACCACTTCCACCAACTAGACCTGGTTCAGttcaacaacaacaacaacaaccaTGCCCTCCGAGTCCAGCACCATTGGGAGCACCATATCGCTCGGCAACTATATCCGGAAGACCACCGCCGCCGCCATATGATCAACCAAGTCCAGCTACATCTACCACTTCTTCTTATCTGAACAAAAATCTGAATAGCATCGAAGCAGACACACCAGGCCCTACTCGTGCGCCAGAATCGAACTCTCTCATAGTGAATATCCTCTTAGGTGACACTGTGCTTAATATCTTCCGTGATCACAATTTTGACAGTTGCAGTCTCTGCGTGTGCAATGCAGGTCCAAAAGTTGTTGGTAATATTAAAGGTGCAGACGCTGGTGTGTATCTTACACACTCATGGTCAGGCGGAGCGCTATTTCAAGATGATGATCAGATTAGGTGCAGTTGTGGCTTTAGTGCGGTTGTAAATCGACGGTTAGCTCATCAAGCTGGCTTGTTCTACGAAGATGAGATGGAAATTACTGGTATTGCAGAGGATCCagcagagaagaaaaaagcgtCTCTAATCGCTGTAGCCTGTGGAGGGGGCAAACCGTCGGAAGGTTTAGACGTGATACCACCTAATGTGTTAGAATTGCTCAGAGAACAGTGCCTGATCATACAGAGCTCCGCAAGCAGTCTTTACAGAGCATCCAGGATCTATTCCTCAATGAAGAGCTACCCGATGCTTACGCCTACTGTGAATATGTTAGAATTCAATGATGGTAACGAAGTGTCGCTAGCAGCTCTCGATCAGGGTAAAATTAATGGTACACACAATGAAAGAACTAATCGTGTAATTGGAGTGCATCGATGGGTGTTCCTTAGAGCAAAAGGACCTCAGTGCAGTGGTGATATCGTGAGAATGATGAGAGCTCTACAACCACTGTTACAAGATGCTGTGCAGAAAAAATGTACAACTCGTATGTGGGAAGCACCATATACCGTTGCAGGTCCCTTGACTTGGAGACAATTCCATCGTTTAGCTGGTCGCGGAACCGATGATCGCTGTGAACCTCAACCAATACCTGCATTGGTTGTTGGATATGACCGAGATTGGTTGTCTTTATCACCTTATGCTTTAAGTTACTGGGAGAAACTACTCTTGGAGCCATATGCTGGACCAAGAGACGTCGCCTATGTAGTGGTAGCACCAGACAATGATTGtgttattaataaagtaaaatcaTTCTTCCGCGAACTATCAACTACGTATGaa ATTTGTCGGCTAGGAAGGCATACACCTATTTCAAAATCGTTACGCGATGGTATTCTTCGCGTTGGAAAAGCATCAATGCAGAAACAAGTCAAGCAACCAATAGACGATTGGTTTAAACTCTTAGGAGAGAATCAATTAGGAGAACTATTGCGGTTGTATGCGCAAGTCTGTAATCATCGATTAGCTCCATATTTAACACAAGTTATTCAAGATCGAAGTTTGTTAGATCCTGGAGACCCGCAACCGACCAACAAACAACAACAGCCGCAAACAACTATTCCTGTTACTGATACAATGCCAGTCACACCTGATGTAATGACAAATAAACCAGAATCAGTTG AAGGAGAAAATCCTAGAAGTGAAACACCATCGTCGAACACAACAGCAAATACTAATTCTAATACCGGTAACACAACACCAACTTCACAAACTGCCGCGATACACACTAATACAACATCGGGTCCAGATGAAGAGGAAATTGAGCCTCCAGCTATAGTCGTTTACTTAGTAGAACCTTTCTCATTGGGAGGTCCCGAAGATGCTGACCGACGAAGACTTGCTATTTTAGCTTTGTTACGTGCATATTCGACAGCAGTTAATAGCATGCCTGAAAATCTTAGATCCAATATCAATGTTCAG ATAATATCTTTGGAAAGTATAATGGAGTTAGGACGAGCTAGGGAAAGGCGCAAAATACAGGACGAGATGAGAGCTTTAGCGTTAAACGTGTTTCTACAGGGCCGCCGGTTATTAAATCATAACTCCACAGTAAAAAGTCTTACTGGTTTTGGTACCGCTGCCGCAGCAGACATTTTCCTTAAGAGTAAAGAT GAACGAAATAGAGCCTCGTACCGGTTGTACTCACCCGCCTACGTCTTGGCTCCACTACGGGCGAAAAGCGAAGCACCAGAGTCTTTCGGCATCGCTGGACCAGAAGAGTGTGCAGTTTTGTATCTCAGCTATTGTCTTAGCGAAGATCAATCATGGCTGCTTGCGGTTGCAACTGATGATAGaggagaaatatttgaaacagcTACTATCAACATCGATATAccaaatagaaaaagaagaaaacgcgCTTCAGCCAGACGAATTGGATTACAAAAATTGATGGATTTCATACTTGGTGTAATGTCTCAAGGT GTACAACCTTGGAGGTTAGTAGTAGGTCGTGTAGGACGTATCGGACATGGTGAGCTGAAAGGTTGGAGCTGGTTACTATCCAGAAAAGCGCTTCTCAAAGCCTCTAAACACCTTAAAGAAATATGTGGCCAGTGCAGTCTTTTATATCCGTCAGCAGCACCTTGTGTGCTTAGCGCCTGTCTAGTCTCCCTTGAACCAGATTCAACTCTCAGGCTTATGGCTGATCAATTCACACCTGATGAAAGGTTTAGTCAGGCGTCAGTAAACTGCCAATTATCTACACCACAAGATGTTACGTGCACTCATATTCTCGTTTTTCCTACATCTGCTACCACACAG TCATCACAGACTGCATTTCAAGAGCAGCATATTAATGGACCAGAATTAGGAGATGATGAGCTATTTTCTGCACTAAACGATGATATGCCAGAAGGTATGGAAGGCATGGGAGACTTTAATGACATCTTCAATGTATGGCCAGAGGCTGGTGCTGGTGGAGGTCAAAGCCCTGGTGGTAGCCCACATCGTCCTGAAGGATCCCCACTGGGTGGGGATGGTGGAGGTTCAGGATTAGGCAATCATGATGGCCCTGGTAGTCCGTTTCCATGTAGTAACACACCAAGA GTAGCAGTTGCTGAACAAGCAGAAGAAGTTGGAACTTTATTGCAGCAACCACTTGCTCTTGGTTACTTAGTGTCTACTGCACCAACTGGACGAATGCCACCATGGTTTTGGTCAGCCTGTCCCCATTTAGAGGGTGTTTGCCCGGTGTTCTTGAAAAATGCCTTACATTTGCATAGTCCAGCAATACAGCAGAATAGTGATGACCTATTGCAACAACAAAGTGCACTCACTGCTCATCCGTTAGATTCACAGTATACCACCGATGTGCTCAG atATGTGCTGGAGGGATACAATGCACTATCGTGGCTCGCAGTGGATGCGAACACGAAGGATCGTTTATCCTGCTTACCAGTGCACGTACAAGCGCTCATGCAACTCTACCATGCAGCGGCAGCTCTCGTCTGA